The nucleotide sequence TTTGATATTCCTGGAACACCGTACGACCAATGGCATTCAGGTTGAGCGCGCCCAATATATTCAGGCGAGTCCGGCTTCCTGTTGTTTTTACTGTTTTTTTCTCGCCTTTTCGCATCCAGCCATAACCGAGTTTGGTGCCTTGAGTCGGGTGAACAGCATCAAGAAAAAGGATGGGTTCGTCTTTCGCTGTGACTTTAAGATTCTCATAATATTCAATAAATTGTCGCTGTTTTTCTGCGTCGAATTTATGAGGGACGCCACAAGGTTTTTTATAAGAAAAACCCTGACGGTGTAGCCATTTATTCATGCCGGGAATGCTAAAGGTAATATTCCAGAGCTGAGCAACATAGGCCACGATTTCATGGGTGTGATGGAAAAGATGTTGAGATAAGTGATTGATTAAAAAATCAGTTTGTTCTTGAGAAAGCAAACTATCAGACCCCCCATTATCAGATTTAAGTTTACCTTGATTAAGGTAATCGCTGATATGACGGTTAACGGTCATTTCATGAAGACGCAGGGCCTGAGCGATCATCACTGAACTCCAGCCTTCAGAGGCCAGCAGGACCGCTTTGATGCGATCACACTCCCTCTTATCACGGCAGGTGTGATGGAGATGTTCAAGTTCGGCTTTTTGTTCATCGGTAATGAATATTTTCATAGCGAGGATAATGATCTCCATTTCGGATAAAATCAAGCATCTTCAATGATTACGGGTATAGTGTTCAACAGTACGGTAGGAAATATTTAATATTCTATCAATTTGTTTACTGGTATATTTATGTAAAGAGAGAAAAATGACATCCCATTCCCGTTGGGTAAATAAATGAGTCGGTGGTTGAAATATAATGGAAGCGGGGAGTTTTCCATGATATAAACGTGTTAATGAATAATCTTGAGCTTTCCACAAGTGATAGATAATTCCAAGACAATCACCATTTTCATGATAAATAGGTTGTTTTTCACAGAAATAGGAGGATAAGGTTCTTATTTCTCCCCAAATATGGGTTTCGAGTGAAACATATGATTTTTCTTCTTTCATTACCTTTTGGTCATGATGAATATATTCTTTTGCAAACTCGGCACCATCCCAAGGAAGCTCATCATCATAAAGCCCTTCGAAATCAAATGAATCAGAAAAACCTTTGATGGAGTTCAGCGCTTTATTGCCATAAATAAAACAGGAATTTTTATCTTTTATTCCCCAAGGATCGTTACTGATTGCCAATGTGTTAATAACTTGAGGTGAAATGATTAACTTATTATTCATGTCATCGTTCCTTTATTATATTTTACATAGTGACTACTGAATTATCATTAAGAAATTATCTGAATGAATTGCTACCTTAATTATAATCGAGACAGCTTAACTATATAATACAGCACAACAATCATCCAGCCAAAAAGTGTATTTTTATTAATTTTACGACAACATTATAAGTACTATAAAATATAAACAATGTTATTGTTTTAAACAATAATCATTTATATGATTTATTTTATTAGTTAAGAAGTTTTTAAAAAATTGAACGTACATAACTTCGCAACTCATTAAGATTAATGGTCTTATTAATTCACTGAGCTAACTAAGTTGGTGTCATTCCCTGTAACTGAATAGCTTAAGACATTCATTAAAGTATTTCATCCGCTTTCAACATTTCCAAAAATAACTAAACTTTTTGAATATATTAGCGATCTAAAAAGAACATTTCTGAACATTTAAAGTTCAATTTTGAACAATCAGAGTTCATTTAATAACATTTTTGTCGTTAGACAATTTTCTATTCGGAGAATATTTGGCTGTACTTGGCGGGGTTTAATGTCTTAGTACAGCTATTTTTTAACATTCTGCGCCTGCGCGGACTCAGGGAAAAAGCTGTAGAAATATAAAAATATCAAATTGAAGAGAGAGTATGAATATAGCACCTTGAATAACCAAACTGAGGAGAGAAGAAAGGAATGATTGTAAAAAACGACTGGCACCCAGCGGATATTATTGCGGGACTTAAAAAACGGGGAACGTCGTTATCTGCTATTTCAAGAGAGGCGGGGCTTGCATCATCTACCTTAAGTAATGCGCTGCACCGTCCGTGGCCCAAAGGCGAACGACTTATTGCTGCCGCTTTAAATTGTGATCCTTGCGAAATATGGCCGAGTAGATATTTTAAATGAGTTGTCATTTTCAAAATTAATATGAACTTCTCATATAAAAATCAATGAGAGGATACTCATTACCTGAAGCTTTTCTTGTGGAAAGCTTCAGGTATGAATATAGAATTAATACAGGGCTATTTACCTTTTTATTTTATGATGTTATCTGAACTAAACCACCTATTGCCTTTTCAAGATATTCGCGGGGACA is from Photorhabdus laumondii subsp. laumondii and encodes:
- a CDS encoding helix-turn-helix domain-containing protein, which encodes MVKNDWHPADIIAGLKKRGTSLSAISREAGLASSTLSNALHRPWPKGERLIAAALNCDPCEIWPSRYFK
- a CDS encoding IS630-like element ISPlu19 family transposase, which codes for MKIFITDEQKAELEHLHHTCRDKRECDRIKAVLLASEGWSSVMIAQALRLHEMTVNRHISDYLNQGKLKSDNGGSDSLLSQEQTDFLINHLSQHLFHHTHEIVAYVAQLWNITFSIPGMNKWLHRQGFSYKKPCGVPHKFDAEKQRQFIEYYENLKVTAKDEPILFLDAVHPTQGTKLGYGWMRKGEKKTVKTTGSRTRLNILGALNLNAIGRTVFQEYQTINDYNICCFFNEIRKSYPDYHQKIHLIVDGAGYNKAHLVKEWAYVSNIELHYLPPYSPNLNPIERLWKVMNEQVRNNRYFADKHEFRDNVFKFFTTTLPDIADSLMSRINDHFQVLKTAS